AAGGCTTTGCGAATTGCTTGAGGACCACAGATCCGCCCTCGGGCGATCGCTGGTGAAAATCTCAGGGATTTTCCGCGCCGAGTCGGTCGGTCCAGGCGGAGCGACATGCAAGGCCATGGCTGGACTAATCAGTGGCGGAAACGAACACATCCGAATGGCTGGGGATACCATTGTGCGTGACCTGCTCATCATCGCGCACACACTGCGAATAGCCTCTTACTTGGAAGCGGCGGCCCGCTTTACAAACGGGATTGCGAAGCGCGCAGGCTTGGCGGTTGAAGGATCGGCCGCGGAAGATGTGCGGGCATTTGAGGGTGAGTTCAAGCGTTGCCTTGTCGAAGTCGCGTTGGAGGAATTCGGCGTGGAACTGGGGGTGGAGCCATGAGAATGTTATTCAGGAACAACGGGCTTTCGATTGTGTTGCTGGCACTGTTCCTGGCCTTTTGGACCGGCCAGTCGATCACCGGGTTTCATGTCTTCAACGACGACTTGGAGCTCCATAACGGGGCTTTAATCACCTATCGCGAATATCTGACAAGCGGCCATTTTTGGCAGGCCACCGGTGAAAACTGGGAGAGCGAGTTCTTGCAAATGGGAGCTTACGTGATTCTGACGACGATGCTGTTCCAGAAAGGTTCCGCGGAGTCGAACGACCCGGACAAGGCCGAATCCTTCAAAAGTAAGCGGAAAAGGAGGAACTGGAGTTGGCTTTACAGGAATTCGCTGTCCCTTGCCTTCTTCGCCCTCTTGGTTGCATCGTTTTTGCTCCATGCTGCCGGTGGACTTCGCCAGCTGAATCAAGAACGTGCCGAGCATGGCGAAAGCGTTGAAACGATCGGCGGCTTCCTCAGAAGTTTCGA
The sequence above is drawn from the Luteolibacter flavescens genome and encodes:
- a CDS encoding DUF6766 family protein; the protein is MRMLFRNNGLSIVLLALFLAFWTGQSITGFHVFNDDLELHNGALITYREYLTSGHFWQATGENWESEFLQMGAYVILTTMLFQKGSAESNDPDKAESFKSKRKRRNWSWLYRNSLSLAFFALLVASFLLHAAGGLRQLNQERAEHGESVETIGGFLRSFEFWFQSFQNWQSEFLAVLSIVVLSIFLRQDGSPESKDVEAPNSETGS
- a CDS encoding DUF892 family protein, producing the protein MTISSTKDIFFDQLSDLCSAAAQAAESMPDLVAWSTQARLCELLEDHRSALGRSLVKISGIFRAESVGPGGATCKAMAGLISGGNEHIRMAGDTIVRDLLIIAHTLRIASYLEAAARFTNGIAKRAGLAVEGSAAEDVRAFEGEFKRCLVEVALEEFGVELGVEP